The DNA window CTCCGCTGGGGGCGTGGTGGGGGAAAAGAACCGAGGGTCACCAGAAAGGGCACTAGAGACAAGGGGAAAAGCCCcaccctctctctgtctccccttctctctgcctctcagctTCACCCTAGGACTGTCTGCTTCCCAAGGGCTTCCCCACATAAACACTGTGTAAGGTTCTGGGGACCAAAACTGCCCTCCCGTAGAGGTGAGATGCCTGAGAAGCCCTTTGCGGGACAGGGCATTGGCCCAGAGGGCTCCAAGGGTGTGCAGGATGGTGAGAGTGGGGTAACGAGGTCTGCAGAAGGGCAGACCCTAAAGAACAAGGGGAGAAGGAAATAAGACCCAGTTCTTCCACCTTCCTGGACTTCCAGCCCTCCACCCTGACTCCAGGTGACAGTTCAGGTGCAGCCAGGGCCCCACCCCCATGTTCTCATGTAGAATGTCCTAGATAATGGCCCAGACGTGGGGTTGTATCCAGTACCTCTAGATTCAGATGCAGGTGGTTCTTGAACCACACTTTGGGAAACCCTGGAtttggggctgggggaaggaacAGGACAGGGAGACAAAGCCAGCATGGTCACACATCCCAGACTCAAGTGCTCCGGTCCAGCCCATCTCTCAGTCCTCCAGGAGGAGTGCTTTAGTCCTACGCCTTATTTACAGATGACAATCAGGCCTCTGGGAAGTCAAGGTCCTATGACTAGGAATGTTAAACAGGGCAGCCTGGGTAGGGGACCAGCTGGGGTGGAGGCTTGTGGCTCAGGGACTGTGGGGACAAGAAGGCCTGGACTCCTGGGGGGTGGAAGAAGTGGAGGCAGGATGGAGAGAGGGATGGGTgtaggaggggagggaaggagaggagacagTGGGTTCTGGAGGAAAGAGAGGGGTTCCGGGGGGGTTCCGGGAGAGTGGGCCAGCAGGGACAAACCAGCCAGGGCTGAGGacgggggagggaggagagagccaAGACATTGAGCCCTTTTAAGGCAGCAGGAACCCtggccccctcccccgccccaggCCTGGCAGGGGAGGGGCCGCAAGATGCAGCTCGGGCCACAAAAGGAGTGCTCCTCCCGGGAGCGCCAGACCCCTACCCCGCCCGGTCTCAGTTTACCCTGCCAGCCCAACATCCTCTGCTAAAGGGAGGCCAGGAGAGTCATTAGGGGCTGTGGGAGGTTGGGAGAAGGTTTTTCCAGAGGCTGAGTGGCCTGGCCCCTCTTGGCCTCCAccttcccatctgtgaaatgggaggaggagggagaagaaccAAGCCTGGGTCAGAAAGAGATGGACACAAGAAGAAGCAGGGGAAGgtggagaaacaggaaacaaGTGTCACACACTTTATCACACACAGGTTAAAGACCAAGCACCAGTCGCTGAGGGCCAGAGGGGCAGGGTGCTGGGAATGAAAGAAACCAGTGACCAGTGAGCCCGAGTCCTGGGCttggggaggaggtgggcagACAAGGCAGCTGGCAGAAGCGGAAGCATCCTCCTTCCAGCCCTGGCCCCAGGCCCTGGAAAGCCCTTGCAAGAAGGGGTTTTGTGGGACAGCTGGAAGGTTGGAGGCCCTGGGCCAGGAGAATTAAAGGACGCAGGGACCCGGGGTGGCAGGAATGGTGGCTGACCCACATGGCTCATAGGGACCGAGActttggggctgggggtgggggtgggcgcAGAATCTACAAAAGAAGGAGGCACACCCAGAAGAACCCAAAGTTGTCCCTCCTGGATCACAGAGGAGGGGGCGTTGGTGGTGCCTGTCTGCAAAGCTGGTTCTCCCCCAGAGCCCGCGTGAGTCACTGCCCTCCCAGCGCCTGGGCACCTGTTGGGGCAGCTGGAGAGGCTGGCGCCGAACACCTGCCTGTCGGCTGTGCCCCTGGCAGCTGCCCCATGCTGGCCCTCTTGGCTTGCCCCAGTCCGCAGGAAACCAGGGGAGAGGGCCATAGAGCCCACTTTTGGGGGGAGGGTCCTAGGAAAGGGAGCTCTCAGCatgaccctgaccctgaccctgagGCGGGGTGCAGAGAGGCCATGGGAGGCTGTTGGCAGCCCAGCCTGCTGTGACTCCGAAGCCATGGCTCTGAGTCATAGCCACCCTGGCCTCTGCTGACCTTACTCTGCCCCTCCAGGGTGGTGGCATAGGGCAAAGAAATGTTGCCCCAGGACCCAGGTCCACACTGAGCCCCAGGATGGGAGGATCTCCACATGCCCATCCTGCCATCCTGCCCCCCCAACAGCCAGGCCTTTGTGCCCAGACCtgtctcctgccccacccccaccccatctgcAGGAGCCCCGAGGGCAGGCACTCACCCCACTGCAAGAAGTCGGCCACGTACTTGTCCTGGGCCAGTTCGGAGGCGCCCAGCTCCTGGTGGACGCCCAGGAGAAGGTCGAGCAGGGGCTCCAGCCCCAGGAAGCCGGGGTCCAACACCAGCTGCTGGAGCCGCCTCAGCCGCACCTCGGCTGACATGTTGGACAGGCAACACCATGGCCCCTCCCCGGGCCGGGGGCTCGGGGTCCTCCTGTCACAGGGCCTGGCAGCCCCTGTCCAGGCCCTGCAGCCCTGGCTGCATGTCTGCCTGTCCCTGGCTGTCCCCTGGGCCTCTCTGGCCACTTCTCTCTGCTGCCGAggcctcctccccttctccccaccccttgGTCCAGCCCCCCTCCCGCCTCCCAGCCTTAACCCCTCACAAGCCAGCCCCCCAAGCTCCCTCCTTCCAGGGCCCTTCAGAACCCTTCAGTGCTAGAGTAGGGGGAACAGATGGAGAATCTCAGCTGTCACATTGTCACCCCAATAAAAAGGTAGAGCACAGAGGAAGCCACAAGTGTGATGAATTCCAAGAGGAACCTGCCCATTGCTGAAACGGGGCCAATTGAGGCTGAGTGACCCAGTAGCAACCACCCCCTTGCTCCCGACAAGCTCCAGAGCTGGGGGctggaggctgggggctggggctggggctgggtgggagAAAGGGGCTGAGGCCTGGGAAGGGGGCGGGAGGCCAGGGCAGCTTCTTGGGTGACTCAGAGATGGATTCCGACTCGGACAGTTAAATTTAGCCCTCAGGCTCTCTGCTTtatactagcttttttttttttttttccaggaggtggggaaggggtggtGAGGAGAGGACCAGGAGGGGGCACCCTCAGAGCCTGAACAGGGGTGACCTGCTGCTCAAAGCCTGGGGGAGGAAAGTGGTGGAGCCAAGCCCTCCCCGGGCAAACGAGACCCCAAAATAGCTCCTTGGCCCCTGGCCGGGGAGCCACAttcctgcccaggctgggattAGAAACAGAAACATTTCGGGGGGTGGAGGGTGGCGCGGGAAGACACACTCCATGCGGCTCCGAGAGCCAAGAGGGATCTGAGCTCTTCTTTCCAGGGTGGACAGTTCTCCAGAGTGGAAGGGCCAGGCCTGAGAAACTAGGAGGCAAGGACCGAGGAGTCCCAgctgggcagggcctgggaaATGCGGTTCTGGGCAGttctgataatttaaaaaacacccACTGAGGACTTTGATGAGGGCCCTGGCTGCAGGCGGGAGGCTCTTCTTCCCGAGAGGGTCCTGCTCCAGCCGCTGGTGTGGGTCACCAGTTGTGTGACTCGCAGGTCCGTTCCCTCCCTGGGCTCTGGCTTTTCCTGCTATGAAAAGGGGTGGGAGGCGCTGGGCTGGAAGCAGGCCTGCACTCCTCCTCTGGGGAAAGCGGACTGCCTAGAACCACAGAGCACACACACAAGTCCTCTACATCACCTCCTCTGAAGGGGACAGAGCCGCTGAGAAAACAGGGAACTTTAGTATAAATAAGAGGTCCTGCGGGACAGGGAGGAACCTGAGGGGCTTCCATAATTTAACACtcttcaaaagcacagacaatagCAAGGGTGGCTGGAGTGGGGGCCGGGCGAGGGCTGGACCACCCCTGTCCCTGCCCACTCAACCGAGGGGCACACTGCAGACCTGGGGCTCttgtggcaggggtggggagtcTCTCCCCAGGAGTGACCAGTCACATGCTGGGGACAGGGATGAGGGTAACACTGATGTTTCAGAGGAAGAGGTCATTGTACTTGGCAGTGGGTGGGGGACAAGGCTCAGGCCACAAGGGCCATTACATCGCCCCAGTGTCCGGGCCAGTCTGGGGGGCCCCCAAATTTTGTGCAGGTGGGGGGACTGGAGCAGTCCATCCGTCATGGTTAGTCTTGTTAATACGTTGATCCGTGAGGTCAGCGGGGAGGGTTATGGCTAGGAGGCTGGGGGCATGGGGTGGGGGGGCCCGATATCCATGGCTTCACACCACTGTGCCACTCGGGGAGTTGCCTGGTTGGGAGGAGATGCCCTGGGGAAGATGAGAGGGAGAGATGGGAGGGGTTAGAGACAACCTGGGCTTCAGCCAGTGTCAAGGGGAGGGAGCCAGCCCAGAGTCCCCAAAGCTGCTAccaccctggccttgcccttgggTCCGCCCCAGACCCCCCAGAGGTCACTGCTCTAGGCTGGGAACTTGCATCTTAGCTAGCTTCCTGTCCTGGCAGTCAGCACTTCCATTCAATAATCAAAGTCCTTGGTGGATCCTGAGTGAGACGATGGGATAAGGgtaagggtgggaggggagggggaaactGGAGCTCCCTTCTAACTTGGGAGGGACTCTGAGGTGCTGGGGAAAGAACTCAGGGACAGTCCTACCTCTACCACTGACTTGCTGGGTGACCTGGGCCAACTTCCTTCCCCTGTCTGGGCCTCGGTCTCCTCGTCTGTGAACTAGGGAGACAGAGGGGTGTCTTTTAGGACTCAACCAGACTCCCCAAATCCCACCGCTCTTGCCTCCGAGGCACTCATACTGTGCTCTCAAGTTCTAGGGACTCAGGACTCTATGATTCCAAAACCGAGGATCTGAGGAACCAAGCCACGGCCTCCAGGACCCTGGGCAACTGAGTCTAAGCCCTAAGAAGCTGAGACACCCAAGACGAGCTCCGAACTTACAAGGTGCCAGGCCTGCTTCGCCTACTATGACCTTCCCAACGCCACAGCCCAACCAGGAGGCAAGCGCATCCACCCACTGCCCATCCTACAGGCTCTGTTCTAAGAGGTGATGAGTTGGAGGTCAGAGGGGGCAGTGACTTGTCCGGGGTCACAGAGGGAGTAGGACTGGAACCCAGGCCTGGAATTCCCAGCCTGTGCCTTCAGCAGGAGGCTCGGATCCTGAGTCCCAGACCCAGGCTAGCAGCCACGCCCACAGACTTGAGCTCGCCCCTAGAGTTTTGGCCTGAAGTACTCAAAAAAGtttcaccatttaaaaaacaGATGTTCAATAGAAACAGATTTTGGTTCAAGTGACAGGCAGTAAGACCTGGCCATGTGGGGCCCATCTGCTGCTCTTCAGACGGCCAGCCTTGGACGCTCCAACTCCCAGCTGGCTTTCACACCCACCCCTCTTTCTGCTGCCTGCTGCCTAGGGCTAGACCCCCTCACTCTAAGATCTGAGAGGTCTTGTTCTGAGACACTAAGATTTCCCTGGCTTCCCCTCACCCCACGGAGATAGAGGCTGTGAAAGCAACAAAGCCCTCTCTCTGCCAATGCCTGCCTCTTCCCACCAAGGGTCCTGCCAGGTCCCCAGCAGGCTGGCATGGGGCCACTCACCGCCTTGCCCGGCCGGGCCCAGGTGCAGATGAGGCCCTCCTGGCAGGCAGTGATGATGCAGTCCTCCAGGAACAGAAGGACTGTGAGCCGCTCCTGGGCGATCTTCTTGCACACAAGGGGCTCCAGCAGGGGCACCTCATGGATGCGCGGGCACAGCGCGGTCCCCAGCACCTTGGCGGGGTCCAGGCGACTGCGGGGAACAGGGCCGCTGGGCTTCTCCCCACCGCTGCTGCTGCCGCCACTGCCACCCCGgctgatgttgcccaggctgtggtagCGCTTGTGCTCCTTCTCAGCCCCCCGGTCCCGCCGCTCCTGCAGTGTGAGCGTAGCGAAGCGGCCGATGCTGAATGGTGTGCCAGGCTCTGCCGCCACACCCGGGCCGCCCGCCTTGCCCCCGCCCGCCGGGTGCGGGAGACTGTTGGAGCGAGACAGCGAGCGAGGCAGGGGGCCTGGGCCAGGCTCGCCACCCCTCGAGCTGCTGGCGGCCGGTGGCGTGGTGCCAGGTGTGCCAGGGAGGGTGCGGGTGCGGGCCAGGGGCGGGTGCGGGTAGAGCACGTCTTCAGTGAGGTCCCACAGACAGAACTGCGTGTCCTGGCCTGCCGAGCCAAAGCGGTAAGTAATGGAGCCAGCCTTGGGCAGTGGAGACAGCGGGGCGCCCCCGGCCGAGCCTGTGCCTGCAGCCTcgggctcctcctcctcctcctcgccgCTCCGCTCCCCATCAGCACCGGCTGCTGTTGCCGCCTCCTCTGCCCGTGTGGTGTAGGGGTCAAAGGCCACAGCGTTGACCCAGGACTTGTGGCCATGGCCTCGAGCCACCACGCGGCCCTCGGTGAAGGACCACACAGTGACCAGGTCATCTTCGCCACCCGTCACCACGTAGCGGCCGTCGGGGctccagcacacacacagcaggcCCCCAAAGTAGCTCTTCATGAGCCCGCGCAGGAGCATGGAGTCGAAGTGGAAGACACGCAGGCAGCCGTCCTGGCTCACACAGGCCAGGTGCCGGCCATCGGGCGAGAAGGCGAACTCGTTGAGGGGCCCCTCACCCACCGCCCACTTGGCCAGCGGGTTGCGGGGTGCCTTGCTCTTGGCAGCATAGACAGAGAAgccctcgccctgcttcagcagGCTGTACTGGGGCGGGGCCGAGGCGCAGGGGTGGCTGACGTTGTACAGGTACAGGTGGCCACTGGCGTGTGATGCCAGGAACAGGCTCTCCGACTCCGGCAGCCACTTCAGATACGTCACCTTGGTCTTGTCGATCAGCCGCTGCCAGGGGAGACAGGGTGGGGTTGGGAGAAGGCAGTAAAACCCAGGCAGACCTTCTCCCCGACCCGAAGTCCCCAAGAAGGCCGTTGGACATGGCCCCGCTCACACAGCAGGTGCCACACCAGGCCCAGGTCCTCCGCAGAGAGAAGCTCCCAAACTGGGGAAGACAGATGGACACCAGGTCATGGAAacatggggaaacagaggctgcTGCAAGGTGGCCACAGGGTGCTCCAAGGAGCCTCGATGTCCCATCTTTGGCGAGGGGACAGTCCTGCTTGCCATAGAATTGTCCTGTATCTCGGGGTCCTCAAGCTCCGGGCCATGGAACAGTAGTGGTCCGTGGCCTATTAGGAACAAGGCCacgcagcaggaggtgagtggtgggcgaGCAGGCATTACAGCCTGAGCCCGGCCTCCTACCAGAGCAGTGCACCATTCGATCCTCATAAGAGCGCGAACCCCACcatgaactgtgcatgcgagggatctaggtgtGTGCTCCTTATTagaatctaatacctgatgatcaGAGGCGGAAcggtttcatcccaaaaccatccccccaacagtccgtggaaaaactgtcttccataagaccagtccctggtgccaaaaaggttggggaccgctgtaTCTGCCTAACCCTCCCCCGATCTTTACTACGTCAGGCTTCAAGTAGGAAATTTCTTCACAGAAAGCCAGCTCCCCAAAGGAAGCAATCTTTGTTTGGTTCGCTGTTCTTTAAAGCAGTGCACACAGAAAGCAGCTTGAAGGTAATTCCTGGACAAATGAGTGACAACCCCCCATCCCGCTAGGTGCTTAGACAAAAAACCTCGGCATCTGCCCCTCTTTTCCTCATCCAATCCTTCCACAAATCCTATGAGCTCGACCTTCAAAACACAACCAGaagcagctgggcgcggtggctcacgcctgtaatcccagcactttgggaggctgaggcgggcggatcacaaaggcaggagttccagaccagcctagccaatatggtgaaatacAAGTAGAGATAcaaaatctctactaaaaatataaaaattagccaggcatggtggtgggcgcctgtagtcccagctactcaggaggctgaggcagaattgcttgaacccgggaggtggaggttgcagtgagcagagatcatgccactgtactccagcctgggcgacagagcgagactccatctcaaaagaaaaaaaaaaagaaaaaatacacccAGAATCCGACCTCCTCTCAGCATCCCATTCAACCACCCCAAGCCTGCAATGCTGTGTGACTGGCCTCAGGCTCCAATGCCTGGGCCTGTCTGTCCTCTGCAGCCGCCACAGCGATGTTCTGTGAAGTATCAGCCAGCACCTGGCACCGTCTTGCTCTGAACACTTCGCAGCCTCTCTCATGCAGGGTTCCAGAGCCCGAGGCCCTAATGCTCTCAGGCAGCCAGCGTATGCAACTAAGGAGCTGCTCTCCCGGGATGAGGCGCCTCCATCTCTTGGGAGAACTGAGCAAATAATCACTCCAgtcacttctgccttccagggctcaggtgagCCCCAGTGAGAAAGGCTCCTCCACAGGCTTCCAACTAAGAGTAAGGCAAAGTCTCTCCGTGACCTTCCAGACTCTCCATGAACCGGCCCCTCCGTTATTTCTTGGAACTCATCTaccatcctccctccctcagtAACTGCACTGGCCACACGGCTTCTGTTCAATCCTGCACTTGTCCTAGCTGGCCCCGCTACTCAAAATGTccttcttggctgggtgcggtggctcacgcctataatcccagcgctttgggaggccaaagcagaatagcttgagcccaggagttcgagaccagcctgggcaacataaagagacccccatctctacaaaaaatacaaaagttagccagctgtggtggtgcacgcctgtagtcccagctactcaagaggctaatgtgggaggattgcttgagcctgggaggcggaggttgcagtgaaccaagatcgtaccactgcactccagcatgaacgacagagtgagaccctatctcagaaaaaaaaaaaaatgcccttccCCAGGCAACTCTTCTCACCTGCCTCCTTCAGGTCTTTATTTCAATATCACCTCTTAGTAAGGGCTTTCCTGACCACCCTACTAAACTCTCCAAGCTTCCCTCAGCCTCTTCCCCACTGCTTCTTCTAAACAGGCCTTAATCACCTGCTGACACAGGAAGACTTAACTTGATTAACTGTCTGTCTCCCCAGCTAGACTGAAAGCTCCAAAAGGGCAGGGCCTCCTGTCCAGGGCCCTGAGATGTGATATCCCTAGTGCtgggaacagtgcctggcacagaacgGATGCTCAAAAACTATTTGTGAATGGATGAGCTAATGAATTTTTAATCCACTGACTGTTCCGTTCACTCCCTTCAGCCATTCACTCATTCTGAGAATATTTATGGAACACCTCCTCTGGACCAGAGAGAATGAGACAGAAGCCAAGAGCAGTCCCTGCCCGCGGATAAGGTCGTTTACTGGTATCTCCTCATAGGCCAAGTTGGCCCAGGACTGAGCAATCTCCATGTATGATTCTACAACAGCGGTCCTGCAAGGTAGGAACTGGaatcccattttgcagaggaggagaagtgaggctcagagaatggTCACCTTCCCAAAGTCACACGGTGAGTAAACGGTGAAGCAGGGCTTTGAATCCAAAGCCTCCAGAGTCCAGAACTCAAAGAGCAAGGGCATCAACTAAGTCCTGACTTATTTACTAGCCTCAATTCTGTAATCTGCAAAACGGGCAGCACACTTCTGTATCCACTGGTTGATGAAAACTCAAggaatggccaggcgcagtggctcacgcctgtaatcccaccactttgggaggccaaggtgggcggatcaagaagtcaggagatcaagactatcctgactaacacggtgaaaccccgtctctactaaaaatacaaaaaattagccgggcgtggcggcgggcgcctgaagtcccaggtactcaggaggctgaggcaggagaatggcatgaacccgggaggcggagcttgcagtgagcggagatcgtgccacactccagtctgggtgacagggcgagactccatctcaaaataaataaataaaagaaagaaagaaagaaagaaaactcaaggAGTAAAGTATTCAGCACAGGGGTAACACAGCATAGGGCCTGGGTACAGTAAGTGCAGCTGTCATTAGCTGCTGTCACCCCATTCTCCATCTCTCCCTGGTCCTGCCCCTCTCAGGCCTACACTGTTCCCCAGGCAGCTGCATCCTAATGGCATATAGTGGGTAGGTGAGAAGGCAAAGAAGTTGGGGGCTCTGGGGGCTGCAATCACCTCCTCATTGAACAGCTTGCTGGTGTCCTTTTTGATGAGATCCAGGTACTGCACCTGACCCGCTGAGAAGCCCACCAGCAGCGAGATGGTCTCGGTGGCAGCAGTGAACTGGTTGAAATCATGGCAGGTGGGCTGGGTGCCCTTGTAGATCCGCTT is part of the Nomascus leucogenys isolate Asia chromosome 17, Asia_NLE_v1, whole genome shotgun sequence genome and encodes:
- the DMWD gene encoding dystrophia myotonica WD repeat-containing protein isoform X2, with product MAAGGAEGGSGPGAAMGDCAEIKSQFRTREGFYKLLPGDGAARRSGPASAQTPVPPQPPQPPPGPASATGPGAAGPASSPPPAGPGPGPALPAVRLSLVRLGEPDSAGAGEPPATPAGLGSGGDRVCFNLGRELYFYPGCCRRGSQRSIDLNKPIDKRIYKGTQPTCHDFNQFTAATETISLLVGFSAGQVQYLDLIKKDTSKLFNEERLIDKTKVTYLKWLPESESLFLASHASGHLYLYNVSHPCASAPPQYSLLKQGEGFSVYAAKSKAPRNPLAKWAVGEGPLNEFAFSPDGRHLACVSQDGCLRVFHFDSMLLRGLMKSYFGGLLCVCWSPDGRYVVTGGEDDLVTVWSFTEGRVVARGHGHKSWVNAVAFDPYTTRAEEAATAAGADGERSGEEEEEEPEAAGTGSAGGAPLSPLPKAGSITYRFGSAGQDTQFCLWDLTEDVLYPHPPLARTRTLPGTPGTTPPAASSSRGGEPGPGPLPRSLSRSNSLPHPAGGGKAGGPGVAAEPGTPFSIGRFATLTLQERRDRGAEKEHKRYHSLGNISRGGSGGSSSGGEKPSGPVPRSRLDPAKVLGTALCPRIHEVPLLEPLVCKKIAQERLTVLLFLEDCIITACQEGLICTWARPGKAGISSQPGNSPSGTVV
- the DMWD gene encoding dystrophia myotonica WD repeat-containing protein isoform X1 is translated as MAAGGAEGGSGPGAAMGDCAEIKSQFRTREGFYKLLPGDGAARRSGPASAQTPVPPQPPQPPPGPASATGPGAAGPASSPPPAGPGPGPALPAVRLSLVRLGEPDSAGAGEPPATPAGLGSGGDRVCFNLGRELYFYPGCCRRGSQRSIDLNKPIDKRIYKGTQPTCHDFNQFTAATETISLLVGFSAGQVQYLDLIKKDTSKLFNEERLIDKTKVTYLKWLPESESLFLASHASGHLYLYNVSHPCASAPPQYSLLKQGEGFSVYAAKSKAPRNPLAKWAVGEGPLNEFAFSPDGRHLACVSQDGCLRVFHFDSMLLRGLMKSYFGGLLCVCWSPDGRYVVTGGEDDLVTVWSFTEGRVVARGHGHKSWVNAVAFDPYTTRAEEAATAAGADGERSGEEEEEEPEAAGTGSAGGAPLSPLPKAGSITYRFGSAGQDTQFCLWDLTEDVLYPHPPLARTRTLPGTPGTTPPAASSSRGGEPGPGPLPRSLSRSNSLPHPAGGGKAGGPGVAAEPGTPFSIGRFATLTLQERRDRGAEKEHKRYHSLGNISRGGSGGSSSGGEKPSGPVPRSRLDPAKVLGTALCPRIHEVPLLEPLVCKKIAQERLTVLLFLEDCIITACQEGLICTWARPGKAFTDEETEAQTGEGSWPRSPSKSVVEGISSQPGNSPSGTVV